Proteins encoded by one window of Salmonirosea aquatica:
- the cysM gene encoding cysteine synthase CysM gives MSSVDRPLLSKSILDLVGNTPLVELSRINPNPNVTLYGKLEGNNPGSSVKDRAAFSMIRGALDRGEIDKSTRLIEATSGNTGIALAMIASIYGIDIELVMPENSTRERVLTMEAFGAKVTLTDGIESARDYADAKAQEPGYFMLNQFANPDNWKAHYATTGPEIWRDTQGQVTHFVSSMGTTGTIMGTSRYLKEQSLDVQIVGCQPTDGASIPGIRKWPQEYLPKIFEPQRVDRVIEISVENATEMTRRLAREEGVFAGMSSGGAAWAAVQLAQELDAGVIVTIVCDRGDRYLSSDLFG, from the coding sequence ATGTCCAGCGTCGACCGCCCATTACTTTCCAAAAGCATTCTTGACCTTGTCGGTAATACCCCGCTCGTCGAACTGAGCCGGATCAATCCCAATCCCAACGTGACCCTATATGGCAAGCTGGAAGGAAATAATCCCGGTAGCAGTGTAAAAGACCGCGCGGCCTTCAGCATGATCAGGGGGGCTCTCGACCGAGGTGAAATTGACAAAAGTACCCGTCTGATTGAGGCAACGAGTGGCAACACGGGCATTGCTCTGGCCATGATCGCCAGTATTTACGGCATCGACATCGAACTCGTTATGCCCGAAAATTCCACCCGCGAGCGCGTACTGACCATGGAAGCATTCGGTGCTAAAGTAACACTCACCGATGGCATCGAAAGCGCCCGCGACTATGCCGACGCTAAGGCTCAGGAACCGGGGTACTTTATGCTCAATCAGTTTGCCAACCCTGACAACTGGAAAGCCCACTATGCTACCACCGGACCCGAAATATGGCGAGATACGCAGGGCCAGGTAACGCACTTCGTATCGTCGATGGGTACCACGGGTACTATCATGGGTACCTCCCGTTATCTGAAGGAACAAAGCCTTGATGTGCAGATCGTAGGCTGCCAACCCACTGACGGGGCCAGCATACCGGGCATTCGGAAATGGCCGCAGGAGTACCTTCCCAAAATATTTGAACCCCAGCGCGTAGACCGGGTTATTGAAATCTCAGTCGAGAATGCCACTGAAATGACCCGCCGCCTGGCGCGGGAAGAAGGTGTCTTCGCGGGCATGAGTAGTGGCGGTGCCGCGTGGGCGGCTGTGCAATTAGCCCAGGAGCTTGACGCAGGAGTGATCGTCACCATCGTCTGTGATCGCGGCGACCGCTATCTTTCCAGTGATCTCTTCGGGTGA
- a CDS encoding GNAT family N-acetyltransferase, which translates to MIDTPRLRLFPCDDTLFDAMRMGDNVLSQALGANVPRKWTAFRDSFAPAGLRWKAHPPLRDWWVHLIVYRPDNLLIGSCGYKGEPDAEGKVEIGYEIRPSHRNLGLATEAARGLIDNAFTHADVRKVIAHTLPEESHSSQLLQTVGFVRTADFQDPDDGLVWRWELEHDAYLKRFIQPS; encoded by the coding sequence ATGATTGATACCCCACGCCTGCGGCTTTTTCCTTGTGACGATACCTTGTTTGACGCCATGCGGATGGGTGATAACGTACTGTCCCAGGCTCTTGGTGCCAACGTACCCCGGAAGTGGACGGCTTTCCGCGATAGTTTCGCCCCGGCGGGCCTGCGCTGGAAAGCGCACCCTCCCCTGCGCGACTGGTGGGTACACCTGATCGTCTACCGCCCCGATAACCTGCTGATTGGTTCGTGTGGCTACAAAGGTGAGCCCGACGCCGAGGGTAAGGTAGAGATCGGCTACGAGATCCGGCCTTCGCACCGCAACCTGGGTCTGGCTACTGAAGCGGCCCGCGGCCTGATCGATAATGCCTTCACCCACGCCGATGTACGCAAGGTGATTGCCCATACCCTGCCCGAAGAAAGCCATTCCTCGCAGCTTTTGCAAACCGTAGGTTTTGTACGTACGGCCGATTTTCAGGACCCTGACGACGGGCTGGTGTGGCGCTGGGAACTGGAACATGACGCCTACCTAAAGCGATTTATCCAACCTTCCTGA
- a CDS encoding mechanosensitive ion channel family protein yields the protein MIRGLLLQTTPAIEKGAQKISQGLPRGVRHFLDFELLKIKNYEITVFDILLIILLVTVARLLIWFISSLLRRGFFRRKQVDKGRQEAVIQLIKYLIYVVVIILSLEVTGIQLSLLLAGSAALLVGIGLGLQQTFNDLVSGLILLFEGSINIGDIVELDNGLVGRVTEVGLRTSKVETRDSIGIIVPNSKFINNNIINWSHNRSLTRFIIRVGVAYRNDPRHVEATLLASVQGHSEVAQNPMPIVRLNDFGNSGIVYELLFWTYSAWRIEHIKSEIRFVIFEKFRAEGIEIPYNQYDLNLKQGWDEFADRLKGKEGK from the coding sequence ATGATTCGGGGACTTTTGTTACAAACCACGCCAGCGATTGAGAAAGGGGCACAGAAAATCAGTCAGGGGCTACCTCGGGGGGTTCGCCATTTTCTGGACTTCGAACTGCTGAAAATCAAGAATTACGAAATCACCGTATTCGATATTCTGCTGATCATCCTGTTGGTAACCGTTGCCCGGTTGCTGATTTGGTTTATCTCCAGCTTGTTGCGGCGGGGCTTCTTTCGTCGGAAACAGGTTGATAAAGGGCGCCAGGAAGCCGTAATCCAACTGATCAAGTACCTCATCTATGTGGTAGTGATCATTCTGTCCTTGGAAGTTACAGGTATTCAGCTCTCACTACTATTGGCGGGCTCCGCGGCCTTATTGGTAGGTATCGGACTGGGCTTGCAGCAAACATTCAACGACCTGGTTTCGGGTTTGATCCTGCTGTTTGAGGGGAGTATCAATATAGGGGACATCGTCGAGCTGGACAACGGCCTTGTGGGCCGGGTGACGGAAGTAGGACTGCGTACTTCCAAGGTCGAAACCCGGGATTCCATCGGTATTATCGTCCCTAACTCGAAGTTCATCAACAACAACATCATCAACTGGTCGCATAACCGTTCCCTGACCCGGTTCATCATCAGGGTAGGGGTAGCCTACCGCAACGATCCCCGCCATGTGGAAGCTACTTTGCTGGCATCGGTTCAGGGACATAGTGAAGTGGCCCAAAATCCGATGCCCATCGTCCGCCTGAACGATTTTGGCAATTCGGGTATCGTGTATGAGTTACTCTTCTGGACGTACAGTGCGTGGCGTATCGAACATATCAAGAGTGAAATCCGCTTCGTGATTTTCGAGAAGTTTCGGGCCGAAGGCATCGAAATTCCGTACAATCAGTACGACCTCAATCTCAAGCAGGGATGGGATGAATTTGCGGATCGGTTGAAGGGCAAAGAGGGAAAGTAA
- a CDS encoding alpha/beta hydrolase family protein — MKQRYNFQTLRKAWVLVAFTTLFLSSCNNSNDDPDIPKDDYLVESSVITELSKEQIVQQSAAISPLVAGFVRNGVKVYRLTYKTKNTDGSDITASGALILPITTQNVAMVSVQHGTISSDDQAPSNFKANSEGSTIGSLFGAMGYIIAYPDYIGYGASKDLPHPYEHRASLASASLDMLRAAKEFLKKQTDVKWDERLYLAGYSEGGFATLSLQKKIEEEASSEFNLRASSCGAGAYDKTAFMKYLINNETHGIAGFNSSYLWVTLTYDRIYGLNRPKSVYFKEPYAAQIEKLGKDDPINVSFNTIFTESFIKGINDGTDTAFLNAVADNNVYDWKPRTPTQLYHGTADRLVFFFNSKNAYDAMTKRGATNVTLIPVQNGDHDTSLSTYLLGTLTFFTSTQ, encoded by the coding sequence ATGAAACAACGGTATAATTTCCAGACTTTGCGCAAAGCCTGGGTTCTGGTTGCCTTTACTACCTTATTTCTTTCCTCCTGTAATAACAGCAACGACGATCCTGACATCCCGAAGGATGACTATTTGGTGGAAAGTTCAGTAATTACCGAACTTTCTAAAGAACAGATTGTCCAGCAGTCGGCGGCCATTAGCCCTTTGGTGGCTGGTTTTGTCCGCAATGGCGTGAAAGTATACCGGTTAACTTACAAGACCAAAAATACCGACGGTAGCGACATTACCGCTTCCGGAGCGCTCATCCTACCCATTACCACCCAGAATGTGGCCATGGTGAGTGTTCAGCACGGTACCATCAGTAGCGACGATCAGGCACCGTCCAATTTTAAGGCCAATTCGGAGGGTAGTACCATTGGCTCGCTGTTTGGGGCGATGGGCTACATTATCGCATATCCCGATTATATCGGTTACGGCGCTTCCAAAGATCTGCCGCATCCCTACGAACACCGCGCCAGCCTGGCCTCCGCCTCGCTGGATATGTTGCGGGCGGCTAAGGAATTCCTGAAAAAACAGACCGACGTGAAGTGGGACGAGCGTCTGTACCTGGCAGGGTATTCCGAAGGCGGTTTTGCCACGCTGTCTTTACAGAAAAAAATCGAGGAAGAGGCTTCCTCCGAGTTCAACCTGCGGGCCTCGAGCTGTGGGGCCGGAGCCTACGACAAAACGGCCTTCATGAAGTATCTGATCAATAACGAAACCCACGGGATCGCGGGATTCAATAGTTCCTACCTGTGGGTGACACTAACCTACGACCGCATTTACGGACTGAATCGACCCAAATCGGTTTACTTTAAGGAACCATACGCCGCCCAGATTGAAAAGCTGGGAAAAGACGATCCCATCAATGTTTCATTCAATACTATTTTTACGGAAAGTTTTATCAAGGGAATCAACGATGGTACCGATACGGCGTTCCTCAACGCCGTAGCTGACAATAATGTGTACGACTGGAAGCCCCGCACGCCCACGCAGCTCTACCACGGTACCGCCGATCGGCTGGTGTTCTTTTTCAATTCCAAAAATGCCTACGATGCCATGACCAAACGGGGCGCTACCAATGTCACGCTCATTCCCGTTCAGAATGGCGACCACGATACCTCGCTGTCCACTTATCTGTTGGGGACACTCACCTTTTTTACTTCGACTCAGTAG
- a CDS encoding AMP-binding protein produces MPTVTQETYPWLKAYPEGVPYEINPDAYPSLLELMEEGFERYASQPAYSNMGKELTFQDIDRLSREFAAYLQSIGLQQGDRVAIQMPNLLQYPIAMYGILRAGMVVVNTNPLYTCREMQHQFKDSGARAIVILANFAANLEKIIENTDIQHVVITQIGDMLGFPKRLIVNGVVRYVKKMVPSYQLPRAVPFNKALASGAGASYKKPQVSGRDLAFIQYTGGTTGVSKGAMLTHRNLIANVEANHEWTKPLTKDDTSSPVIVAALPLYHVYALTVNALTALKSGAMNLLITNPRDMNAFIDDLKRYKVTIFTGLNTLYNGLLNNPHFGEVDFSALKITSAGGMALQKVVAERWYKETGCLPAEGYGLSETSPVLSSNPLVGENRIGTIGVPWPSTELRIRNEEGQWAADGESGEICARGPQVMPGYYNRSDETAKVIFEDETGRWFKTGDIGVRSPDGYFKIVDRKKDMILVSGFNVYPNEIEEVMTQCPGVLEVACVGVPNERSGEAVKVFVVKKDSGVSEEQIRAYCREHLTAYKCPKEIEFRDELPKTNVGKILRRALREEEKA; encoded by the coding sequence ATGCCTACTGTAACCCAGGAAACCTATCCGTGGCTCAAAGCTTACCCGGAGGGGGTACCCTACGAAATAAATCCCGACGCCTATCCTTCCCTACTCGAACTGATGGAAGAGGGATTCGAGCGGTACGCCTCTCAGCCGGCTTACTCCAATATGGGTAAGGAGTTGACTTTTCAGGATATCGACCGACTTTCCCGTGAGTTTGCGGCTTATCTGCAAAGCATCGGCCTGCAACAGGGCGACCGGGTGGCGATCCAGATGCCCAACCTGCTGCAGTACCCTATCGCCATGTATGGCATCCTACGGGCGGGCATGGTCGTTGTGAACACCAATCCCCTCTATACCTGCCGGGAAATGCAGCACCAGTTCAAGGATTCAGGTGCCAGGGCCATTGTCATTCTGGCGAATTTTGCCGCCAATCTTGAAAAAATCATTGAAAATACCGACATACAGCATGTGGTCATCACCCAGATCGGGGATATGCTGGGGTTTCCCAAGCGGCTGATTGTGAATGGCGTGGTGAGGTACGTCAAAAAGATGGTGCCCTCGTATCAGCTACCCAGGGCCGTACCCTTCAACAAGGCACTGGCATCGGGAGCCGGCGCTTCCTACAAAAAGCCCCAAGTGTCAGGCCGGGACCTGGCTTTCATCCAGTATACGGGGGGGACCACGGGAGTATCCAAAGGAGCCATGCTGACGCACCGCAACCTGATTGCGAATGTAGAGGCCAACCACGAATGGACTAAGCCCCTGACCAAAGACGACACGAGTAGTCCGGTAATCGTGGCCGCTCTGCCCCTTTACCACGTATACGCGCTGACGGTAAATGCATTGACGGCCCTGAAAAGTGGGGCTATGAATCTGCTTATTACCAATCCACGGGATATGAATGCCTTTATCGACGATTTGAAGCGATACAAGGTTACGATCTTTACCGGATTGAATACCCTCTATAACGGACTGCTCAATAATCCGCACTTCGGAGAAGTAGATTTCAGCGCGCTGAAAATTACTTCGGCGGGCGGCATGGCGCTGCAAAAAGTGGTGGCTGAGCGTTGGTATAAGGAGACGGGCTGTCTGCCTGCCGAAGGGTACGGATTATCCGAAACATCTCCGGTGCTGAGTTCCAATCCGCTGGTGGGCGAAAACCGCATCGGTACCATCGGGGTACCCTGGCCCAGCACGGAGCTACGGATCAGGAATGAGGAGGGCCAGTGGGCAGCCGATGGCGAAAGCGGGGAAATATGCGCCCGGGGCCCGCAGGTGATGCCCGGCTACTACAACCGTTCCGACGAAACGGCCAAGGTCATATTTGAAGATGAGACGGGCCGCTGGTTCAAAACGGGCGATATCGGGGTACGTAGCCCGGACGGGTACTTCAAGATTGTGGATCGGAAGAAAGATATGATTCTGGTGTCGGGCTTCAATGTATACCCCAACGAAATCGAAGAGGTAATGACCCAATGCCCCGGAGTACTGGAGGTAGCCTGCGTAGGGGTACCCAACGAACGGTCGGGGGAAGCGGTTAAAGTATTTGTGGTGAAGAAAGATTCGGGGGTGTCCGAAGAGCAGATCAGGGCTTATTGCCGCGAACATCTGACCGCCTACAAATGCCCCAAGGAGATTGAATTCCGCGACGAATTGCCCAAAACCAATGTGGGTAAAATTTTGCGCCGGGCTCTGCGGGAGGAAGAAAAAGCGTAA
- a CDS encoding response regulator transcription factor, whose translation MQETKTYDFQQTGQKKKILLVEDDAHVCSFINKGLTEENFEISVAMDGKIGLQMALASSFDLIILDIMLPTIGGLDLCHMIRAHDSEVPILLLSALGSTENVVVGLDTGADDYLTKPFKFIELMARIRALLRRKLSPKMEVPHEKILRFGDLSLNDYTKEVARNGHELSLTSTEYRLLHLFMNHPRRVLSRVEILDEVWGVNFDMSTNVVDVYVNYLRKKLEKSGDPRLIHTVIGMGYVLKENQEN comes from the coding sequence ATGCAGGAGACAAAAACCTACGACTTTCAGCAGACCGGACAAAAGAAAAAAATTCTGCTTGTGGAAGACGATGCCCACGTTTGCTCCTTTATCAACAAGGGGCTTACCGAGGAAAATTTTGAGATAAGTGTAGCCATGGATGGAAAAATCGGGCTACAAATGGCCTTGGCTTCTTCTTTCGATCTTATCATCCTGGATATTATGCTCCCCACCATCGGGGGGTTGGACCTGTGCCACATGATTCGGGCGCACGATAGCGAGGTACCCATCCTGCTGCTTTCGGCGCTGGGCAGTACCGAAAATGTCGTGGTAGGGCTGGATACCGGGGCGGACGATTATTTGACCAAGCCTTTCAAGTTCATTGAGCTGATGGCCCGAATCCGGGCGCTGCTGCGTCGCAAGCTTTCGCCAAAGATGGAGGTACCCCACGAGAAAATCCTTCGTTTCGGCGATCTGAGTCTGAACGATTATACCAAAGAGGTAGCTCGTAACGGACACGAACTTTCCCTCACCTCGACCGAATACCGCTTGCTGCACCTTTTCATGAATCATCCGCGCCGGGTGCTGTCGCGGGTCGAAATCCTGGATGAAGTATGGGGCGTCAATTTCGACATGAGCACGAACGTCGTGGATGTGTACGTCAACTATCTGCGCAAAAAACTTGAAAAATCGGGCGATCCCCGCCTCATTCATACCGTGATCGGTATGGGCTATGTCCTGAAGGAAAATCAAGAAAACTGA
- a CDS encoding MBL fold metallo-hydrolase, with amino-acid sequence MDLIPAFQKDEALLTDIRSTRGETTGFRLWWLGQSGFLLQWQGRHLLFDPYLSDSLTRKYATTDKPHVRMSERAVDPARLDFLDVVTSSHNHTDHLDAETLLPILKANPGIYLVIPEANRDFVTGRLGCAADFPVGMNDTFVKDIAGFRFYGIPAAHNALERDDLGQCRYMGYVVEFGGYRVYHSGDTLWYEGLDELLMPFAVDVALLPINGNLPERRVAGNLSALEAAQLGKVIGAGCVIPHHYHMFAFNTEEPEGFAQEARQYGTPYQVLRIGEKWMTNF; translated from the coding sequence ATGGATTTAATTCCTGCTTTTCAGAAAGACGAAGCTTTACTGACTGATATCCGGTCTACGCGCGGAGAGACTACGGGCTTTCGGTTATGGTGGCTGGGGCAGAGCGGTTTTCTGCTCCAGTGGCAGGGACGGCACCTTCTGTTTGATCCCTACCTATCCGACTCGCTGACGCGCAAATACGCTACGACCGACAAGCCCCACGTACGCATGAGCGAGCGGGCCGTTGATCCCGCCCGGCTGGACTTCCTGGATGTCGTGACGAGTAGCCACAATCATACCGACCACCTGGACGCTGAAACGCTGCTACCTATTTTGAAGGCCAATCCTGGTATTTACCTGGTAATTCCGGAAGCGAATCGAGACTTCGTGACCGGGCGCCTCGGCTGCGCGGCTGATTTCCCGGTAGGTATGAATGATACGTTTGTGAAAGACATCGCCGGGTTCCGGTTTTACGGTATTCCGGCGGCCCACAATGCCTTGGAGCGTGATGATCTCGGGCAGTGCAGGTACATGGGCTATGTGGTGGAGTTTGGTGGGTACCGGGTCTACCATAGCGGTGATACGCTATGGTACGAGGGCCTGGATGAACTACTGATGCCCTTCGCGGTGGATGTGGCCCTGCTACCCATCAATGGTAATTTGCCAGAGCGCCGGGTGGCGGGTAACCTGAGCGCATTAGAAGCAGCTCAACTAGGCAAGGTCATAGGGGCCGGCTGTGTGATACCCCACCATTATCATATGTTCGCCTTCAATACTGAAGAGCCCGAAGGCTTTGCGCAGGAAGCCCGGCAATACGGAACGCCCTACCAGGTGCTGCGGATCGGGGAGAAATGGATGACCAATTTTTGA
- a CDS encoding DUF2945 domain-containing protein: MSYQKGDHVAWSWGKGTAMGTVREKFTQKVTRTIKGSEITRNATDDEPAYLIEQEDGDEILKSESELTKR; the protein is encoded by the coding sequence ATGAGCTATCAGAAAGGCGACCACGTAGCATGGTCCTGGGGAAAAGGTACCGCTATGGGTACAGTGCGGGAAAAATTCACTCAGAAAGTGACACGCACTATCAAAGGCAGTGAAATAACCCGCAATGCCACCGACGACGAACCTGCCTACCTCATTGAACAGGAAGATGGAGATGAGATACTGAAATCGGAGTCAGAACTGACAAAGAGGTAG
- a CDS encoding alpha/beta fold hydrolase, protein MTYRKTLVVLHGHGMDDSLWDEVVPLLNEDYTLIKPNISLLTACHTVEAYADELHRLLVASQISKCTLVGHSMGGYISLAFAEKYPDMLEGFGLFHSSALADDDAKKQQRNQLAQLLRTHGTEAFIRRTLPNLFGGRFKETSPEKVQRYIQQYSKLPSEALAVGMEAMRDRPDRTHILKKLPFPVLFIIGMEDQAVPFEKAMEQIGYPAKAYPLVLAEAGHLGMVERPDASARILRWYMERK, encoded by the coding sequence ATGACCTACCGCAAAACCCTTGTAGTGCTGCACGGACACGGAATGGACGATTCTCTGTGGGATGAAGTAGTTCCGTTGCTCAACGAAGACTACACACTCATCAAGCCCAACATATCGCTGCTGACCGCTTGCCACACGGTGGAAGCGTATGCTGACGAACTCCACCGGTTGCTGGTAGCCTCCCAAATTTCGAAATGTACCCTCGTCGGGCATTCGATGGGGGGGTACATCAGCCTGGCTTTTGCCGAAAAATACCCCGATATGCTCGAAGGGTTCGGCCTGTTTCATTCGTCGGCTTTGGCCGATGACGATGCTAAAAAGCAGCAGCGCAACCAGTTGGCGCAATTACTACGTACCCACGGAACCGAGGCTTTCATTCGGCGCACCCTACCTAATTTGTTTGGAGGGCGGTTTAAGGAAACTTCACCCGAAAAGGTACAACGCTACATTCAACAGTACAGCAAACTTCCCTCCGAAGCCCTGGCCGTCGGAATGGAAGCCATGCGCGACCGTCCTGACCGTACCCATATTCTGAAAAAACTACCTTTTCCGGTGCTGTTCATTATCGGTATGGAGGATCAGGCAGTACCCTTCGAAAAAGCGATGGAACAAATCGGGTATCCTGCCAAAGCATATCCGCTCGTGCTGGCCGAAGCCGGGCATCTGGGTATGGTCGAGCGGCCCGACGCTTCGGCCCGCATACTCCGCTGGTACATGGAGCGGAAATAG
- a CDS encoding ATP-binding protein translates to MKIKAKIILLVSGISLLSAILYSSFIYYASANYSYEDFYKRLEIRAITTAKIQLESSQDINAIREVKQEYLEKLPQEQLYILRVPSADSLRTEASRIGVPVSFITDIVNQKAATFQQRSIFYSGILYTAGTKAYIVIVSAENYYYTHHIPHLRNLLISLLVLAVVFILTVSFWFSKKLIAPLQNITTRMENISSENMQMRLPVPQNDDELSTLTHTFNGMLDRLEAAFESQKNFVSNASHELNTPLTSIIGEADVVLSKPRTPEEYQEALTTILEEAEKLNKKTKALLFLAQTGYNGKVVKFDKVRIDQLVLDVKETVDKIYPANKVVLDFSLLPENSENLLIKGNEQLLHLAISNVIMNACKYSSNDTVRVSLGASAQQIILVVKDKGIGIPENEIKYIYDPYFRASNTNPFEGYGIGLPITRNVVKMHQGEMNVSSVLNQGVTVEIKLPIGPYRH, encoded by the coding sequence ATGAAAATAAAAGCGAAAATCATCCTGCTGGTAAGCGGTATATCGCTCCTGTCGGCAATTCTGTACAGCAGCTTCATCTACTACGCATCGGCCAACTACTCCTACGAAGATTTTTACAAAAGGCTCGAAATACGGGCCATTACCACGGCAAAAATTCAGCTGGAAAGTAGCCAGGACATTAATGCCATCCGGGAAGTAAAACAGGAATACCTCGAAAAACTACCCCAGGAGCAGCTGTACATCCTACGGGTACCCTCCGCCGATTCGCTGCGTACCGAGGCCAGCCGAATAGGCGTTCCGGTCAGTTTCATTACGGATATAGTAAACCAGAAAGCGGCCACGTTTCAACAAAGGAGCATCTTTTACTCGGGTATCCTGTACACCGCCGGCACCAAGGCTTATATCGTGATCGTATCGGCCGAAAACTACTACTACACGCACCACATACCCCACCTGCGTAATCTGCTGATTTCGCTGCTGGTGCTGGCGGTCGTGTTCATTCTGACGGTTTCCTTCTGGTTTTCGAAAAAACTCATCGCCCCCCTGCAGAACATCACCACCCGCATGGAAAACATCAGTTCTGAAAACATGCAGATGCGGCTTCCCGTACCTCAGAACGACGATGAACTCAGTACCCTAACCCACACCTTCAACGGGATGCTCGACCGGCTGGAAGCCGCCTTCGAATCCCAGAAAAACTTTGTCAGCAATGCTTCCCACGAGCTCAACACGCCCCTGACTTCCATCATCGGGGAAGCCGATGTGGTGCTTTCCAAACCCCGTACCCCGGAGGAATACCAGGAAGCACTGACGACCATCCTGGAAGAAGCCGAGAAACTCAATAAGAAAACCAAAGCCCTGTTATTTCTGGCCCAGACCGGGTACAATGGCAAGGTGGTGAAATTTGATAAGGTGCGGATCGACCAGTTGGTTCTGGATGTAAAAGAAACGGTGGATAAAATATACCCCGCCAACAAGGTAGTGCTGGATTTCAGTCTGCTGCCCGAGAACTCGGAAAACCTGCTGATCAAGGGTAACGAGCAGTTGCTGCACCTGGCCATTTCCAACGTCATCATGAATGCCTGCAAGTACTCCAGCAACGACACCGTCAGGGTGTCGCTGGGGGCATCAGCGCAGCAAATCATTCTTGTGGTAAAAGACAAAGGGATTGGAATCCCCGAAAACGAGATCAAGTACATTTATGATCCTTACTTCCGCGCCAGTAACACCAATCCCTTCGAAGGCTACGGCATCGGACTGCCCATTACCCGCAACGTGGTCAAGATGCATCAGGGTGAAATGAATGTATCTTCCGTACTCAACCAGGGCGTTACCGTTGAAATAAAGCTTCCCATAGGCCCCTACCGACATTAA